The following coding sequences lie in one Oncorhynchus kisutch isolate 150728-3 linkage group LG3, Okis_V2, whole genome shotgun sequence genomic window:
- the LOC109880505 gene encoding V-type proton ATPase 116 kDa subunit a, which yields MGSLFRSEEMCLTQLFLQSGSAYDCISELGEMGMVEFRDLNPSVNLFQRKFVTELKRCEEMERILGYLLREIKRADIPLPEGEVNPVAPLPKHVLVIMEQLQRLEVELSEVTRNKEKLQKNLLELTEYTHMLRITRNFVHRSAECEPPQVQYEEFPFLEKDSMMDYSSMQRLGAKLGFISGLIQRRKIEAFERMLWRVCKGYTILSYSEIDEYLEDPDTGEPTKSVVFLISYWGEQIGQKVKKICDCYHCHVYPYPNSNEERNDVVEGLRTRIQDLHTVLHRTEDYLRQVLNKASESVYTWVIQVKKMKAIYHILNLCSFDVTNKCLIAEVWCPVNDLPILRRALEEGSRKSGATVPSFVNRIPSNDTPPTLIRTNKFTSGFQNIVEAYGVGNYREVNPAPYTIITFPFLFAVMFGDLGHGVIMALFALWMVLYEDNRKLKYTRNEIWNTFFEGRYIILMMGLFSVYTGLIYNDCFSKSLNIFGSGWSVNAMFKSGNWTWDSTLRTNAFLTLDPNVPGVFNGPYPLGIDPIWNLASNRLTFLNSYKMKMSVIVGISHMSFGVILGIFNHLHFGKKFNLYLVLLPELLFLLCLFGYLVFMIIYKWLAFSARDSQMAPSILIHFINMFLMQGDGVPPLFPGQVGLQVFLVVIALLSVPVLLLGKPVYLYWLHNGGANRIGMYRGYERVRRHSEEELSLMRANDMEEGSVPSDLSTSREQQKEEFDFGDMFLHQSIHTIEYCLGCISNTASYLRLWALSLAHAQLSEVLWSMVMRLGLRMDTSLGIMFLVPVFGIFAVLTVSILLVMEGLSAFLHALRLHWVEFQNKFYTGTGIKFVPFAFSLLPSSFEHDGLL from the exons ATGGGCTCGTTGTTCCGAAGTGAAGAGATGTGTTTGACCCAGCTGTTTCTTCAGTCTGGATCAGCATACGACTGCATCAGCGAACTGGGAGAAATGGGTATGGTGGAATTCAGAGAC CTCAACCCCAGCGTGAATCTATTCCAGCGGAAGTTTGTCACTGAGTTAAAAAGAtgtgaggagatggagagaatttTAG GGTACCTTCTAAGAGAAATCAAGAGGGCAGACATCCCACTTCCAGAGGGAGAAGTGAACCCGGTTGCACCCCTGCCCAAACACGTCCTAGTTATAATG GAGCAGTTGCAGAGGTTGGAGGTGGAGCTGAGCGAGGTGACCAGGAATAAGGAGAAGCTACAGAAGAACCTCCTGGAGCTGACAGAGTATACACACATGCTGCGCATTACACGCAACTTTGTGCACCGCAGCGCAGAG TGTGAGCCCCCGCAGGTCCAGTATGAGGAGTTCCCCTTCCTAGAAAAGGATTCCATGATGGACTACAGCAGCATGCAGCGACTAGGGGCCAAACTAGG GTTTATATCAGGGCTGATTCAGAGAAGGAAAATAGAGGCCTTTGAGCGTATGCTGTGGAGAGTGTGTAAGGGCTACACCATCCTTAGCTACTCTGAGATTGACGAGTACTTGGAGGACCCTGACACG GGTGAGCCAACTAAGAGTGTGGTTTTCCTCATCTCCTACTGGGGCGAGCAGATCGGACAGAAAGTCAAGAAGATCTGTGACTG CTACCACTGTCACGTGTATCCATACCCCAACAGCAATGAGGAGAGGAATGATGTTGTGGAGGGACTCAGGACTCGCATCCAGGACCTGCACACT GTACTCCACAGGACAGAGGACTACCTGAGACAAGTCTTGAACAAGGCCTCTGAGTCCGTCTACACCTGGGTCATCCAGGTTAAGAAGATGAAGGCCATCTACCACATCCTCAACCTGTGTAGCTTTGACGTCACCAACAAGTGTCTGATAGCCGAGGTGTGGTGCCCTGTCAACGATCTGCCCATCCTGCGGAGGGCATTAGAGGAAGGCTCG AGGAAAAGTGGAGCCACGGTGCCTTCTTTTGTCAACCGTATTCCCAGCAATGACACTCCACCAACCCTAATAAGGACCAACAAGTTCACATCAGGCTTCCAGAACATAGTGGAGGCCTATGGAGTGGGCAACTATAGAGAGGTTAACCCAG CTCCTTACACAATCATCACCTTCCCCTTCCTGTTTGCTGTGATGTTTGGAGACCTGGGCCATGGTGTGATCATGGCTCTGTTTGCTCTCTGGATGGTGCTGTATGAGGACAATCGCAAACTGAAATACACCAGGAATGAG ATCTGGAACACATTCTTCGAGGGCCGTTACATCATCCTTATGATGGGCTTGTTCTCGGTCTATACCGGACTCATCTACAACGACTGCTTCTCCAAGTCTCTTAACATCTTTGGCTCGGGCTGGAGCGTCAATGCCATGTTTAAATCTGGAAATTGGACTTG GGATTCCACACTCCGCACCAATGCCTTTCTGACCCTTGATCCCAATGTCCCTGGGGTTTTCAATGGACCCTACCCTTTGGGCATTGACCCG ATTTGGAACTTGGCGTCAAATCGTCTGACCTTTCTGAACTCCTACAAGATGAAGATGTCTGTGATCGTTGGTATCAGTCACATGAGCTTCGGGGTCATCCTAGGTATCTTCAACCACCT GCATTTTGGGAAAAAGTTCAACCTGTACTTGGTACTCCTCCCGGAACTGCTGTTCCTGCTTTGCCTATTTGGCTACCTGGTCTTCATGATCATCTACAAGTGGCTGGCCTTCTCTGCACGCGACTCCCAGATGGCCCCCAGCATCCTCATCCACTTCATCAACATGTTCCTCATGCAGGGGGACGGGGTGCCACCCCTCTTCCCAGGACAG GTTGGGCTGCAGGTGTTCCTGGTGGTCATTGCTCTACTATCGGTGCCTGTCTTACTGCTGGGGAAACCAGTCTACCTCTACTGGCTGCACAACGGAGGAGCCAACCGCATTGGAATGTACAGG GGTTATGAGCGTGTGCGGCGGCACAGCGAGGAGGAGCTCTCCCTGATGAGGGCAAATGACATGGAGGAGGGCAGTGTCCCCAGTGACCTCTCcaccagcagagagcagcagaaAGAGGAG tttgacTTTGGGGACATGTTCCTGCACCAGTCTATTCACACCATAGAGTACTGCCTGGGCTGCATCTCCAACACAGCCTCCTACCTGCGCCTCTGGGCTCTGAGTCTGGCACATGCCC AGCTGTCGGAGGTGCTGTGGTCCATGGTGATGCGGTTGGGCCTGCGGATGGACACCAGCCTGGGCATCATGTTTCTGGTGCCAGTGTTTGGGATATTCGCTGTGCTCACTGTGTCTATCCTCCTGGTTATGGAGGGACTGTCTGCCTTCCTCCATGCTCTCAGGCTGCACTG GGTGGAGTTCCAAAATAAGTTCTACACTGGGACTGGAATCAAGTTTGTTCCCTTTGccttctccctcctgccctctagCTTTGAGCATGATGGCTTGCTGTGA